One stretch of Caloenas nicobarica isolate bCalNic1 chromosome 2, bCalNic1.hap1, whole genome shotgun sequence DNA includes these proteins:
- the MIOS gene encoding GATOR2 complex protein MIOS, which produces MSGSKPDILWAPHHVDRFVVCDSELSLYHIDSAVSSELKAGSLRLSEETTATLLSINSDTPYMKCVAWYPKYDPECLLAVGQANGRVVLTSLGQDHNSKSKDLIGKEFVPKHARQCNTLAWNPLDSNWLAAGLDKHRADFSVLIWDISSKYAPETAVATEKVRLSAGDPEAGLVVTKPLYELGQNDACLSLCWLPRDQKLLLAGMHRNLAIFDLRNTSQKIFVNTKAVQGVTVDPYFHDRVASFYEGQVAIWDLRKFEKPVLTLTEQPKPLTKVAWCPTRTGLLATLTRDSNIIRLYDMQHTPTPIGDETEPTIIERSVQPCENYIASFAWHPTSQNRMVVVTPNRTMSDFTVFERISLAWSPVTSLMWACGRHLYECTEEGKASSLEKDIATKMRLRALSRYGLDTEQIWRNHLLAGNEDPQLKSLWYTLHFMKQYTEDMDQKLTGNKGPLVYAGIKSIVKSSLGTTENLRHSRSGSDRQADIIQYLSEERSLALQLCGWIKKGTDLDVEPFLNSLEQEGDWERAAAVALFNLDIRRAIQVLNKGASSGKGDLNLNVVAMALSGYTDEKNSLWREMCSTLRLQLNNPYLCAMFAFLTSESGSYDGVLYENNVAVRDRVAFACKFLNDTQLNRFIEKLTNEMKDAGNLEGILLTGLTKDGVDLMESYVDRTGDVQTASYCMLQGSPSDILKDERVQYWIENYRNLLDAWRFWHKRAEFDIHRSKLDPSSKPLAQVFVSCNFCGKSISYSCSAIPHQGRGFSQYGVSGSPTKSKVTSCPGCRKPLPRCALCLINMGTPVSSCPGGSKSDEKVDLSKDKKLAQFNNWFTWCHNCRHGGHAGHMLSWFRDHTECPVSACSCKCMQLDTTGNLIPAETVQA; this is translated from the exons ATGAGTGGCTCCAAACCCGACATTCTGTGGGCCCCACACCACGTGGACCGATTTGTTGTATGTGATTCGGAATTGAGCCTTTATCACATTGACTCTGCTGTAAGTTCGGAACTCAAGGCGGGGTCCTTGCGCTTATCGGAAGAAACTACAGCTACGCTCTTGTCAATAAATTCAGATACGCCATATATGAAATGTGTGGCCTGGTATCCAAAGTACGATCCTGAATGTCTCCTTGCTGTTGGACAGGCCAATGGCCGGGTGGTACTTACCAGCCTTGGTCAAGATCACAACTCAAAATCTAAAGACTTGATAGGTAAAGAGTTTGTTCCCAAACATGCACGGCAATGCAATACCCTGGCGTGGAACCCACTGGATAGCAATTGGCTTGCTGCCGGGTTAGATAAACATCGGGCTGACTTTTCGGTGTTGATCTGGGATATCAGTAGCAAATATGCCCCAGAGACTGCAGTTGCTACAGAGAAAGTAAGACTGTCAGCAGGAGATCCAGAAGCGGGACTGGTAGTAACAAAGCCACTGTATGAACTGGGACAGAACGATGCTTGTCTTTCTCTCTGTTGGCTTCCACGGGACCAGAAGCTGCTTTTAGCTGGAATGCATAGAAATCTGGCTATCTTTGATCTAAGGAACACAAgccaaaaaatatttgtcaatACCAAGGCTGTCCAAGGAGTGACTGTCGATCCCTATTTCCACGATCGTGTAGCTTCCTTCTATGAAGGTCAGGTTGCCATATGGGATTTAAGAAAGTTTGAGAAGCCTGTTTTGACCTTGACAGAGCAACCAAAACCCTTGACAAAAGTTGCGTGGTGCCCAACAAGAACTGGACTCTTAGCTACTTTAACAAGGGATAGTAATATCATTAGACTGTATGACATGCAGCATACTCCCACCCCTATTGGGGACGAAACTGAGCCGACAATAATTGAAAGAAGTGTCCAACCATGTGAAAACTACATTGCTTCATTTGCCTGGCATCCCACGAGCCAAAATCGAATGGTAGTAGTGACTCCCAATAGGACTATGTCTGACTTCACAGTTTTCGAAAGAATTTCTCTTGCATGGAGTCCAGTGACATCGTTAATGTGGGCTTGTGGACGACATTTATATGAGTGtacagaagaaggaaaggcTAGTTCCTTGGAAAAAGACATAGCAACCAAAATGCGACTCAGAGCTCTGTCAAGGTACGGTCTTGATACTGAACAAATTTGGAGAAATCACCTCCTAGCTGGAAATGAAGATCCTCAGCTGAAATCGCTTTGGTACACTCTGCATT TTATGAAGCAGTATACTGAAGATATGGATCAAAAACTTACAGGAAACAAAGGTCCCTTAGTTTATGCTGGCATTAAATCAATTGTGAAGTCATCTTTGG GAACAACAGAGAACCTCAGGCACAGCAGGAGTGGATCTGATAGACAGGCAGATATTATTCAGTATCTGAGTGAGGAGAGATCCTTGGCTTTGCAGCTCTGTGGGTGGATAAAGAAGGGAACAGACTTAGATGTGGAACCTTTTTTAAATTCACTGGAACAGGAAGGAGACTGGGAGCgagcagctgctgttgcactTTTCAACTTGGACATACGGCGAGCAATACAAGTTCTAAATAAAGGAGCTTCCTCGGGAAAAG GTGATCTGAACCTTAATGTAGTGGCAATGGCTCTGTCAGGCTACACAGATGAGAAGAACTCACTTTGGAGAGAAATGTGCAGTACTCTGAGGCTGCAGTTGAACAATCCCTACTTGTGTGCTATGTTCGCTTTCCTGACAAGTGAGTCTGGTTCATATGATGGTGTTTTG TATGAAAACAACGTAGCTGTACGAGACAGAGTGGCGTTTGCTTGCAAGTTCCTTAATGATACTCAG ttaaacAGATTTATTGAAAAGCTGACGAATGAAATGAAAGATGCTGGGAATTTGGAGGGAATACTGTTAACAGGGTTGACAAAAGATGGAGTGGACTTGATGGAAAGTTATGTCGACAGAACCGGAGATGTCCAGACAGCAAGCTATTGCATGCTACAG GGTTCTCCATCAGATATACTTAAGGATGAGAGGGTTCAGTACTGGATTGAGAACTACAGGAATCTTTTAGATGCTTGGAGGTTTTGGCATAAACGTGCAGAATTTGACATCCACAGGAGTAAGCTGGACCCCAGTTCAAAACCTTTAGCCCAG GTGTTTGTGAGTTGcaatttctgtggaaaatcaATCTCCTACAGCTGTTCAGCTATTCCTCATCAGGGACGAGGTTTTAGCCAATATGGAGTTAGCGGTTCACCAACTAAGTCAAAAGTTACGAGCTGTCCTGGTTGCCGTAAACCCCTTCCTCGCTGTGCGCTTTGCTTGATCAATATGGGAACACCAGTTTCCAGCTGTCCAG GAGGATCCAAGTCAGATGAAAAAGTGGATCTTAGCAAAGACAAGAAGTTAGCCCAGTTCAACAACTGGTTTACTTGGTGTCACAACTGCAGGCATGGTGGACATGCTGGGCATATGCTTAGTTGGTTCAG GGACCATACTGAGTGTCCGGTGTCTGCCTGCTCGTGTAAGTGTATGCAGCTGGATACAACAGGGAATCTCATTCCAGCAGAGACTGTCCAAGCATAG